Proteins found in one Sorghum bicolor cultivar BTx623 chromosome 1, Sorghum_bicolor_NCBIv3, whole genome shotgun sequence genomic segment:
- the LOC110432062 gene encoding uncharacterized protein LOC110432062 isoform X2 translates to MAAPFFSTPFQPYVYQSQQGSVTAFQISGGDVQVLQVMLKSQEKLTAKPGTMCYMSGNMQMDNNYLPENDGGVWQWIFGKSVSSTVFFNSGSDDGYVGIAAPFPGRILPVDLANFGGELLCQADAFLCSVNEVSVSSTVEPRPRNIEIGAEMILKQKLRGQGMAFLVGGGSVMQKILAPREVITVDAACIVAMTTTINFQLKNPNQLRRAVFGGDNQLTTSLTGPGVVFIQSLPFHRLSQRIASRSVAGPSLRDNPKFFIQIVMFFFLAYVMIVSSIILTDV, encoded by the exons ATGGCCGCGCCCTTCTTTTCCACTCCCTTCCAGCCCTACGTCTACCAG AGCCAGCAAGGATCTGTGACGGCGTTTCAGATATCCGGTGGAGATGTGCAGGTCCTGCAG GTGATGCTGAAGTCTCAGGAGAAGCTGACTGCCAAACCAG GTACAATGTGCTACATGTCTGGGAACATGCAGATGGACAACAATTACTTGCCTGAAAATGATGGAGGCGTGTGGCAGTGGATTTTTGGGAAAAGTGTAAGCAGCACCGTTTTCTTTAATTCTGGATCTGATGATGGATATGTTGGGATTGCTGCACCATTTCCTGGGAGGATACTGCCG GTAGATCTAGCAAACTTTGGTGGAGAACTTCTTTGCCAG GCAGATGCTTTTCTATGTTCAGTCAATGAAGTTTCAGTCTCTAGTACAGTTGAGCCAAGACCACGGAATATTGAGATTGGTGCAGAG ATGATCCTTAAACAAAAGCTTAGGGGCCAGGGGATGGCTTTTCTTGTTGGCGGTGGATCAG TCATGCAGAAAATCCTTGCACCCCGAGAGGTTATTACTGTTGATGCTGCTTGTATTGTGGCTATGACAACCACCATTAACTTCCAGTTGAAGAACCCTAACCAGCTTAGAAGAGCAGTCTTTGGG GGTGATAACCAGCTAACAACATCTCTCACGGGACCAGGTGTTGTTTTCATTCAGAGTCTGCCATTCCATCGACTCTCACAGCGGATCGCCAG TAGATCAGTGGCGGGCCCAAGTTTGAGGGACAACCCGAAGTTCTTCATCCAGATTGTCATGTTCTTCTTCCTGGCCTATGTCATGATTGTATCATCCATAATTCTGACAGATGTTTAG
- the LOC110432062 gene encoding uncharacterized protein LOC110432062 isoform X1 — protein MAAPFFSTPFQPYVYQSQQGSVTAFQISGGDVQVLQVMLKSQEKLTAKPGTMCYMSGNMQMDNNYLPENDGGVWQWIFGKSVSSTVFFNSGSDDGYVGIAAPFPGRILPVDLANFGGELLCQADAFLCSVNEVSVSSTVEPRPRNIEIGAEMILKQKLRGQGMAFLVGGGSVMQKILAPREVITVDAACIVAMTTTINFQLKNPNQLRRAVFGGDNQLTTSLTGPGVVFIQSLPFHRLSQRIASSRSVAGPSLRDNPKFFIQIVMFFFLAYVMIVSSIILTDV, from the exons ATGGCCGCGCCCTTCTTTTCCACTCCCTTCCAGCCCTACGTCTACCAG AGCCAGCAAGGATCTGTGACGGCGTTTCAGATATCCGGTGGAGATGTGCAGGTCCTGCAG GTGATGCTGAAGTCTCAGGAGAAGCTGACTGCCAAACCAG GTACAATGTGCTACATGTCTGGGAACATGCAGATGGACAACAATTACTTGCCTGAAAATGATGGAGGCGTGTGGCAGTGGATTTTTGGGAAAAGTGTAAGCAGCACCGTTTTCTTTAATTCTGGATCTGATGATGGATATGTTGGGATTGCTGCACCATTTCCTGGGAGGATACTGCCG GTAGATCTAGCAAACTTTGGTGGAGAACTTCTTTGCCAG GCAGATGCTTTTCTATGTTCAGTCAATGAAGTTTCAGTCTCTAGTACAGTTGAGCCAAGACCACGGAATATTGAGATTGGTGCAGAG ATGATCCTTAAACAAAAGCTTAGGGGCCAGGGGATGGCTTTTCTTGTTGGCGGTGGATCAG TCATGCAGAAAATCCTTGCACCCCGAGAGGTTATTACTGTTGATGCTGCTTGTATTGTGGCTATGACAACCACCATTAACTTCCAGTTGAAGAACCCTAACCAGCTTAGAAGAGCAGTCTTTGGG GGTGATAACCAGCTAACAACATCTCTCACGGGACCAGGTGTTGTTTTCATTCAGAGTCTGCCATTCCATCGACTCTCACAGCGGATCGCCAG CAGTAGATCAGTGGCGGGCCCAAGTTTGAGGGACAACCCGAAGTTCTTCATCCAGATTGTCATGTTCTTCTTCCTGGCCTATGTCATGATTGTATCATCCATAATTCTGACAGATGTTTAG